From a single Arachis hypogaea cultivar Tifrunner chromosome 3, arahy.Tifrunner.gnm2.J5K5, whole genome shotgun sequence genomic region:
- the LOC112782876 gene encoding uncharacterized protein, with protein MDERVTTKNKWIRERVEGDVGYELQAFSHFVAPSARQLQAFNHAALTSPPHPEQCATHPVHQRLNIEVASSSLLAPGLPLLCSTLVAPSLRVQGPAVQPCSNREKTDPAWGHCKQVLDKGKAALVCIYCEKLIRGGGINRVKHHLAGKGGDIEACRKVPAAVRHQFSQNIEDLRTKKRKTQEEYAESYGACDDVEREFNEIERNEMRQQQASRIPAPSSRKGVGKQLKGLQSFFPPVATPGAQPSIESVLQSKEIMEKCDIAIARWMMDASVPFNAVNSAYYQPMIDAIANMGAGYKGPNYQRVRGYLLSKLVEDVKKMIEGYRVIWKQTGCTIMADGWTDRCRRTLINFLVYCPKGTIFLKSVDASHILKTAEALFKLLRDVVLFVGPENVVHVVTDNAANYVATGRLLESEFPRLYWSPCATHCINLMLQDIGKFVEVTETVSQASMITKYIYNHCHPLYLMRQFTGGREILRPAPTRFATNFIALQSILAQKDVLRAMVTSREWTSSTYSKEAKAKKFVDQVLDSKFWNQCTDIVKLTEPLVHVLRIVDSEDRAAMGFLYQAMYKAREDMVKRFQKRKRVVEPYLKILDSRWDLQLKRNLHAAGYWLNPAFRFNSAEFDKHKETISGLLDVIERYAYGDADLITKLTSEKRIFKNAEGDFGRQSAIRERSTVMPVLQVVSVTGAFLNTFTQRKGIG; from the exons CTTCAGGCTTTCAGCCACTTCGTCGCCCCGTCGGCCCGTCAGCTTCAAGCCTTCAACCACGCGGCACTCACCTCACCACCGCATCCAGAGCAGTGCGCCACTCACCCCGTCCATCAAAGATTGAACATTGAAGTCGCCTCCTCGTCGCTCCTCGCTCCAGGTCTCCCTCTTCTCTGCTCGACGCTCGTCGCTCCATCCCTCCGGGTCCAGGGTCCAGCCGTGCAGCCGTGCAG TAACAGAGAAAAAACTGATCCTGCATGGGGCCATTGTAAACAAGTTTTGGATAAAGGAAAAGCTGCTCTGGTATGTATTTATTGCGAGAAGCTTATTAGGGGTGGAGGAATTAACCGGGTTAAGCATCATTTGGCTGGAAAAGGTGGAGATATTGAGGCATGTCGAAAGGTGCCAGCTGCGGTGAGACACCAATTCTCCCAAAACATTGAAGATCTTCGaaccaagaaaaggaaaactcaagaagaaTATGCAGAAAGTTATGGTGCTTGTGATGACGTTGAAAGGGAATTTAATGAGATTGAACGTAATGAGATGCGACAACAACAAGCATCAAGAATTCCAGCACCTAGCTCTAGAAAGGGAGTTGGAAAACAACTCAAGGGACTACAATCCTTTTTTCCACCGGTAGCAACACCTGGTGCTCAACCAAGTATTGAAAGTGTTCTCCAAAGCAAAGAAATTATGGAGAAGTGTGATATTGCTATTGCAAGATGGATGATGGATGCCTCTGTGCCATTCAATGCGGTTAATTCAGCTTATTATCAGCCGATGATCGATGCTATCGCAAATATGGGTGCAGGGTATAAAGGGCCAAATTACCAAAGAGTTCGGGGATATTTGTTGAGTAAATTGGTTGAAGATGTAAAGAAGATGATTGAAGGTTATCGTGTGATTTGGAAACAAACTGGATGTACTATCATGGCTGATGGATGGACTGATCGTTGTAGGCGTACTTTAATTAATTTCTTGGTTTATTGCCCTAAAGGAACTATTTTCCTAAAGTCAGTTGATGCTTCTCATATCTTGAAAACTGCTGAGGCTTTGTTTAAGTTGCTTAGGGATGTTGTGTTATTTGTTGGTCCTGAGAATGTTGTACATGTAGTGACGGATAATGCTGCAAATTACGTTGCTACTGGAAGGTTGTTGGAATCAGAGTTTCCTAGATTGTATTGGTCTCCTTGTGCAACACATTGTATTAATCTGATGTTGCAGGATATTGGAAAGTTTGTGGAAGTGACTGAAACTGTGTCACAAGCTTCAATGATTACGAAGTATATCTATAATCACTGTCATCCTTTGTACTTGATGAGGCAGTTCACAGGCGGCCGAGAAATACTTCGTCCAGCTCCAACTCGATTCGCCACTAATTTCAttgctttacaaagtattttGGCTCAAAAGGATGTATTGAGAGCTATGGTGACATCTAGAGAATGGACAAGTTCAACTTACTCTAAAGAAGCCAAAGCAAAAAAGTTTGTGGATCAAGTCTTAGATTCTAAATTTTGGAATCAATGCACTGATATTGTTAAGCTTACGGAGCCACTTGTTCATGTATTGCGTATTGTGGATAGTGAAGATAGAGCTGCAATGGGTTTCCTTTATCAAGCTATGTATAAGGCTAGGGAAGACATGGTGAAGAGGtttcaaaaaagaaagagagttgTTGAACCTTATTTGAAGATTTTAGATTCACGTTGGGATTTACAACTTAAAAGAAACCTTCATGCTGCTGGTTATTGGTTAAATCCAGCTTTTCGATTTAATTCTGCAGAATTTGACAAGCACAAAGAAACAATTTCTGGCCTATTAGATGTGATTGAGAGATATGCTTACGGTGATGCTGATTTGATTACTAAATTGACAAGTGAGAAGAGAATCTTTAAGAATGCTGAAGGAGACTTTGGGAGACAGTCTGCAATACGTGAGCGAAGCACAGTGATGCCTG TTCTTCAGGTTGTGAGCGTAACTGGAGCATTTTTGAACACATTCACTCAAAGAAAAGGAATCGGTTAG